Proteins found in one Saccharomyces mikatae IFO 1815 strain IFO1815 genome assembly, chromosome: 5 genomic segment:
- the ANP1 gene encoding Anp1p (similar to Saccharomyces cerevisiae ANP1 (YEL036C); ancestral locus Anc_1.479): MKYNRKKLSFNPTTVSIAGTLLTVFFLTKLVLSFFSISLFQLLTFQGIFKPYVPDFKNTPDVEFYDLRNYQGNQDGWQQGDRILFCVPLRDASEHLPMFFNHLNTMTYPHNLIDLSFLVSDSSDNTMGVLLSNLHKAQSQQDKSKRFGNIEIYEKDFGQIIGQSFSDRHGFGAQGPRRKLMARARNWLGSVALKPYHSWVYWRDVDVETIPTTIMEDLMHHDKDVIVPNVWRPLPDWLGNIQPYDLNSWKESEGGLQLADALEEDAVIVEGYPEYATWRPHLAYMRDPNGNPEDEMELDGIGGVSILAKAKVFRTGSHFPAFSFEKHAETEAFGRLSRRMNYNVIGLPHYVIWHIYEPSSDDLKHMAWMAEEEKRKLEEERIREFYDKIWDIGFEDVRDQWNEERDSILKNIDSTLNSKVTVDWSEENDGSELVDSKGQFISPNNQPPPPQQQQQQQQQDNNPQGKALDENDKNKKKSPKEVPLDFDPDRN; this comes from the coding sequence ATGAAGTataacagaaaaaaactcTCGTTCAACCCTACTACCGTAAGCATCGCTGGAACGTTGCTTACTGTGTTTTTCCTCACAAAACTCGTGCTCTCGTTCTTCTCTATATCTCTATTTCAGCTGCTAACTTTCCAAGGCATCTTCAAGCCTTATGTTCCAGATTTCAAGAACACTCCCGACGTAGAGTTTTACGACCTACGAAATTACCAAGGCAACCAGGACGGCTGGCAACAAGGTGATCGCATCTTGTTTTGTGTGCCGTTGAGAGATGCTTCCGAGCATCTCCCTATGTTTTTCAACCATCTGAATACTATGACGTACCCGCACAACCTCATTGATCTGTCCTTTTTGGTGAGTGATTCTTCCGACAACACCATGGGCGTACTATTATCTAACCTGCATAAGGCACAATCTCAGCAGGACAAGTCCAAGAGGTTTGGTAACATTGAAATCTATGAGAAGGACTTTGGTCAAATTATTGGCCAGTCCTTCTCTGATCGTCATGGGTTTGGCGCACAGGGCCCTAGAAGGAAGCTGATGGCCCGGGCCCGTAACTGGCTTGGATCTGTGGCTTTGAAGCCATACCATTCCTGGGTTTACTGGAGAGACGTGGATGTCGAAACCATCCCTACCACCATCATGGAAGACCTAATGCATCACGATAAGGACGTCATTGTCCCCAATGTGTGGAGACCTTTGCCGGATTGGCTCGGGAACATTCAACCGTACGATCTAAATTCATGGAAGGAGTCCGAAGGAGGTCTCCAACTGGCAGATGCTCTCGAAGAAGACGCTGTCATTGTGGAAGGATACCCAGAATACGCCACTTGGAGACCTCACTTGGCATACATGAGAGACCCAAACGGTAATccagaagatgaaatggAACTGGACGGTATCGGGGGTGTTTCAATTCTTGCAAAGGCTAAAGTATTCAGGACGGGCTCACACTTCCCTGCTTTCTCCTTTGAGAAGCATGCAGAAACAGAGGCTTTTGGCAGACTGTCCCGCAGAATGAACTACAACGTCATCGGTCTGCCCCATTATGTCATCTGGCACATCTACGAGCCTTCCAGTGATGACTTAAAACACATGGCTTGGATGgctgaagaagagaagcGAAAgctagaagaagagaggATTCGCGAATTCTACGATAAGATTTGGGACATCGGATTTGAAGATGTCAGAGACCAATGGAACGAAGAAAGGGAttcaatattgaaaaacatCGACTCTACTTTAAACAGCAAAGTTACCGTGGACTGGTCTGAAGAAAACGACGGCTCCGAGCTGGTAGACTCAAAGGGTCAATTTATCTCTCCAAACAATCAACCTCCACCAccacaacaacaacaacaacagcaacagcaagaCAACAACCCGCAGGGAAAAGCTCTTGATGAGAAcgacaagaacaagaaaaaatctccCAAAGAAGTCCCATTGGACTTTGACCCTGATAGAAACTAG
- the RAD23 gene encoding Rad23p (similar to Saccharomyces cerevisiae RAD23 (YEL037C); ancestral locus Anc_1.480): MVSLTFKNFKKEKVPLDLEPSNTIFEVKSKLAQSISCEESQIKLIYSGKVLQDSKTVSECGLKDGDQVVFMVSQKKSAKTKVTEPPVAAEPTATTPARENSTEQVSSSTNTPAATVDEGSQQQEEQTSTTEPTESASTPGFVVGAERNETIERIMEMGYPREEVERALRAAFNNPDRAVEYLLMGIPENLRQPEPQQQAVTATEHPSTAATTTEQPAEDDLFAQAAQGDNASSGLPGSAGGAAGAAHGGPPGSIGLTVEDLLSLRQVVSGNPEALAPLLENISARYPQLREHIMANPEVFVSMLLEAVGDNMQDVMEGADDMVEGDDIEASGEGAAAELGQGEGEGSFQVDYTPEDDQAISRLCELGFERDLVIQVYFACDKNEEAAANILFSDHAD; encoded by the coding sequence ATGGTTAGTTTAACCtttaaaaacttcaaaaaggaaaaagttCCTTTAGACTTAGAACCCTCAAACACAATTTTCGAGGTTAAGAGCAAACTTGCTCAATCCATCTCTTGTGAAGAATCCCAAATAAAACTGATCTATTCAGGTAAAGTACTTCAAGATTCCAAAACTGTGTCAGAATGCGGGCTTAAAGATGGTGACCAAGTCGTCTTCATGGTTTCGCAAAAAAAGTCTGCAAAGACCAAAGTAACAGAACCTCCAGTTGCTGCTGAACCCACCGCTACTACCCCTGCCAGAGAAAACTCCACAGAACAAGTTTCCTCCAGTACAAATACTCCCGCAGCCACTGTCGATGAAGGCTCGCAACAACAGGAAGAACAAACTTCTACTACAGAACCAACTGAGTCGGCTTCTACACCAGGATTCGTGGTAGGAGCCGAGAGAAACGAGACCATTGAGAGAATTATGGAAATGGGATATCCaagagaagaagttgaacgCGCCCTGAGAGCTGCCTTTAATAACCCAGATAGAGCGGTAGAATATTTACTGATGGGTATCCCAGAGAATCTACGTCAACCAGAACCACAGCAACAAGCTGTGACTGCGACCGAACATCCTTCGACAGCCGCCACTACTACGGAACAACCAGCGGAAGATGACTTATTTGCCCAAGCTGCCCAAGGCGACAACGCTTCTTCTGGCTTACCTGGTTCAGCTGGAGGTGCTGCAGGAGCAGCTCATGGTGGGCCTCCAGGTTCCATTGGTTTGACTGTAGAAGATTTACTTTCGTTGAGACAGGTCGTTTCAGGTAATCCAGAAGCACTAGCCCCATTATTGGAGAATATAAGTGCCAGATATCCTCAATTACGTGAACATATCATGGCAAACCCAGAAGTGTTTGTTTCCATGTTATTAGAGGCCGTTGGTGATAACATGCAAGATGTTATGGAGGGTGCGGATGACATGGTGGAAGGAGATGATATAGAGGCTTCAGGAGAGGGTGCTGCTGCAGAACTGGGTCAAGGTGAAGGGGAAGGTTCATTCCAGGTGGACTATACTCCTGAAGACGATCAGGCTATTTCGCGCCTCTGTGAATTAGGCTTTGAAAGAGATCTTGTTATTCAAGTGTATTTCGCATGTGATAAAAACGAAGAAGCTGCAGCCAATATTTTATTCAGCGATCATGCCGATTAA
- the CYC7 gene encoding cytochrome c isoform 2 (similar to Saccharomyces cerevisiae CYC7 (YEL039C) and CYC1 (YJR048W); ancestral locus Anc_1.482) translates to MAKESTEFKPGSAKKGATLFKTRCQQCHTIEEGGPNKVGPNLHGIFGRHSGQVKGYSYTDANINKKVKWDENNMSEYLTNPKKYIPGTKMAFAGLKKEKDRNDLITYMTKAAK, encoded by the coding sequence atgGCCAAGGAAAGTACAGAATTCAAACCAGGCTCTGCAAAGAAAGGCGCTACATTGTTTAAAACGAGGTGCCAACAGTGTCATACAATAGAAGAAGGTGGTCCCAACAAAGTGGGGCCTAACCTACATGGTATCTTTGGTAGACATTCTGGACAAGTGAAGGGCTATTCTTACACAGACGCAAACATTAACAAAAAAGTCAAGTGGGATGAGAATAACATGTCCGAGTACTTGACCAAtccaaagaaatatattcCTGGTACTAAGATGGCCTTCGCAGggttaaaaaaagaaaaagatagaAATGATTTGATTACTTATATGACGAAAGCCGCCAAATAA
- the UTR4 gene encoding putative acireductone synthase UTR4 (similar to Saccharomyces cerevisiae UTR4 (YEL038W); ancestral locus Anc_1.481) encodes MGDNYSTYLLDIEGTICPISFVKDTLFPYFTNRVLELVQQDSRDSSISEILSQFHIDDKQKLQAHILNLVAKDVKDPILKQLQGYVWADGYESGQIKAPIYVDAIDFMKRKKRIFIYSSGSVKAQRLLFGYVKDPKAPEHDSLDLTTYIDGYFDINTSGKKTEPQSYANILRDIGANASEVLFLSDNPLELDAAATVGMATGLAIRPGNAPVPNTQKYQVFKNLEDL; translated from the coding sequence ATGGGGGACAATTATTCAACATATTTGCTTGACATAGAAGGGACAATTTGCCCGATCTCGTTTGTGAAGGACACCTTGTTCCCTTATTTCACGAATAGAGTTCTGGAATTGGTGCAACAGGATTCAAGGGACTCCTCGATTTCGGAGATTCTGTCGCAGTTCCACATCGATGACAAACAGAAATTGCAAGCACACATCCTGAATTTGGTGGCTAAAGATGTGAAGGACCCGATCTTGAAGCAGTTGCAAGGGTACGTTTGGGCTGACGGTTACGAATCAGGTCAAATCAAGGCACCCATTTATGTAGATGCCATCGATTtcatgaaaagaaaaaagcgTATTTTCATATACTCTAGTGGATCTGTAAAGGCACAGAGATTGTTGTTTGGATATGTTAAGGACCCCAAAGCCCCTGAGCACGATTCCTTGGATTTGACTACCTATATAGATGGTTATTTCGACATTAACACTTCTGGGAAGAAAACAGAACCTCAATCTTATGCTAATATTCTGCGGGATATTGGAGCTAATGCTAGTGAGGTATTGTTCTTAAGCGACAATCCGTTGGAGTTGGATGCCGCAGCTACTGTGGGAATGGCTACTGGGTTAGCTATACGACCTGGCAATGCGCCTGTTCCCAATACGCAAAAGTACCAAGTGTTTAAGAATTTGGAAGATCTTTAG